The following DNA comes from Bradyrhizobium sp. SK17.
CTGCGCCACCGGCTTCGGCACCGTCTCGAAGCGGCGGTAGCGGATGTCGATCGGATCGATGAACGGAATCCGCTTGGCCTTGGCCTTCAGCGATTCGAGCAGCGCGAGCAGCTCGCGGCGGCGCGTCTCGTCGTCGCAGTCCGCAAGCTCCGCCTCGAGCGCCTCGATCTCGTCCTTGCGCGGCCGGCGTAGCGCCACGCGGCGCGCCAGCGCCCGGCTCACGGTGCGGCTGATCGAGATATTGGCGGGCGAACCCGAGGTCGCATAGCCCGCGCGCTGAATGCCCTCGCTTTCGGTCTCCGCGAGCTTGCGCTTGGCAAGGTCGGGCAGCTCGAGATCGTCGAGGAAAAGATCGACGAATTCATCGCGGCTCAGCACGAAGCGGAAGGCGTCCTCGCTGTCGCCCTCACCCGCGCCGGAGCCCTTGGCGCCGCTCTGGTTCGGCCGCTGCAGCCAGTCACCCTCGACGAACTTCTTGTTGCCGGGCAGCACCATGTCGCGCGTACCACCCTCGCGCCGGAACCGCGGCTCGTCCATGCCGTCCAGCGGGATGGTTACTTCGCCGCCCTCCAGGACATCCTTGATGTCCCGGTCCTGTGACGACTTCTTGACGGCCCCCTGCACCAGCGCCTTGGCGCGCCGCAGGAAGCGCTGGCGGTTCTCCAGGCTCTTGCTACCCGGATTCAACCGCCGATCGACGATATGCATGACCACTTTGCATCTGCCTCGCGCCGGATGCGATCATGACAGTCGCATCGCATTCTTCTTGGAGGGACGGAAAGCCGTTGCCGGCTTTCCGGATCGATCATGCTCTAGCCGGCCTGCTTCACCCGCATGTACCACTCGACGAGCCGGCGGACCTGGCGCTCGGTATAGCCGCGCTCCACCATGCGCTCGACGAACTCGCCGTGCTTCTTCTCGGTCTCGCCGTCCTTCTTGGAGCCGAACGAGATGACCGGAAGCAGATCCTCGACCTGCGAGAATATCCGCTTCTCGATCACGTCACGGACCTTTTCGTAGGAGGTCCAGCTCGGGTTCTTGCCGCCGTTATGCGCCCGCGAGCGCAGCGAGAACTTGACGACCTCGTTGCGGAAGTCCTTCGGGTTGGCGATGCCGGCCGGCTTCTCGATCTTGGTCAGCTCCTGATTCAGAAGCTCGCGGTTCATCAGCTGGCCGGTGTCGGGATCCTTGAAGTCCTGGTCCTCGATCCAGGCGTCGGCGTAGTCGACATAACGGTCGAACAGATTCTGGCCGTAGTCGGCATAGGATTCCAGATAGGCCTTCTGGATCTCGTTGCCGATGAACTCGGCATAGCGCGGCGCGAGATCGGCCTTGATGAATTCGAGATAGCGCTTCTCGGTCTCGTCAGGCAGCTGCTCGCGCCGGATCGCCTGCTCCAGCACATACATCAGATGCACCGCGTCGGCGCCGACTTCCGTGGTGTCGTGGTTGAAGGTCGAGGCCAGCACCTTGAAGGCAAAGCGGGTCGAGACGCCGTCCATGCCTTCGTCGACGCCGGCCGCGTCCTTGTATTCCTGCACGCTGCGCGCCTTCGGATCGGATTCTTTCAGGCTCTCGCCGTCATAGACCCGCATCTTGGCGAACAGCGTCGAGTTCTCGTGCTTGCGCAGCCGCGACATCACCGAGAAGCGGGCCAGCGTCTCCAGCGTCGCCGGTGCGCATGGCGCGGCGGCGAGCTCGGAGCTCTCGATCAGCTTGTCGTAGATCTTCTGCTCCTCGGTGACCCGCAGGCAGTACGGGACCTTGATGACGCAGATGCGGTCGATGAAGGCCTCGTTGTTCTTGTTGGTCTTGAAGCTCTGCCACTCGGCCTCGTTGGAGTGCGCGAGGATGATGCCGGTGAACGGGATCGCGCCGATGTTCTCGGTGCCGATGTAGTTGCCTTCCTGCGTCGCCGTCAGCAGCGGATGCAGCATCTTGATCGGCGCCTTGAACATCTCGACGAACTCGAGCACGCCCTGGTTGGCGCGGTTGAGGCCGCCGGAATAACTGTAGGCGTCGGGATCGTTCTGAGCGTAGGTCTCGAGCTTGCGGATGTCGACCTTGCCGACCAGCGAGGAGATATCCTGATTGTTCTCGTCGCCGGGCTCGGTCTTGGCAACCGCGATCTGACGCAGCCGCGAGGGCTGGAGGCGCGCGACGCGGAATTGCGAGATGTCACCGCCGAAGGCTTCGAGCCGCTTGTAGGCCCAGGGCGACATCAGCCCGCTCAGGCGGCGGCGCGGAATGCCGTACTTCTCCTCGATCATCGGCCCGAGCTGCTCTGGATCGAACAGCCCGAGCGGGCTCTCGAACACCGGCGACAGTTCGTCGCCCGCCTTCAGCACGTAGATCGGATGAACTTCCATCAGCGCCTTGATGCGCTCGGCGAGCGACGATTTGCCGCCACCGACCGGTCCGAGCAGATAGAGGATCTGCTTGCGCTCCTCGAGGCCCTGCGCGGCGTGACGGAAGAAGCCGACGATCCGCTCGATCGTGTCTTCCATGCCGTGGAAGCCGGCGAAGGCCGGATACGACCGTATCGTACGGTTCAAAAAGATACGGCCAAGGCGAGGGTCCTTGGCCGTGTCGATCATCTGGGGCTCACCGATCGCCGCTAATAACCGCTCGGCCGCGTTGGCATATCGCATCGGATCACTTCGACACGACTCCAGATACTCGGCCATCGACATGTCGGTCTGGCTTCGCGCTTCAAACGACCTTGCGAAGGCGTTGAACAAAGAATCGTTGTACATGATCCCTATCTCCACGATATGTATCGCCGCACGACTGACACGAGTCGTAACCAGAGCGTCCTAGGATCGAATCAGCGTCGGCACGCTGGGTCCATTGGACACTCGACCGACTCACTTCGGCAATGCACGGCGCGTGCAGCCTCTGCCTTATCAACAGGCAGGAAGCTTAATGGTTCATCAATATCCACTGTTGGTGGCCTGTTTTTGACGGTTGTAGCCCCTCCGCCACATCCGTGGTTTACCGGGGCCCGAGCCTCCAAACATCCCTCCAAAGTGGACATCCGAGCGGGGCAACTTCCCCGTCCGAAAATGAACGTTGGCTTCCCTGAAAACGTGTGGCTGTCCAGCCTTGGCGTCAAGATGTGCGCGTCACGGATTCGGATGAACAATCAGTCAGGAGCCGTTGAACGTGCCTCCTTGTCGCCGCGACTAAGGCAACAAGCCCGCGCAGTTCCGCGCGGCACCATTGCCGCGCTCTAAAGATGACACTTTGGAAGCGCAGGCTATTCCCGAGGCGGTCATGAAGCGCACGTTCCTTGTTGTCGCACTTGCAGCAGCCGCCTGTGCCGGCGCGTCGTCAGCCGTCAAGGCGCAGGAAGCGGTCGACAAGGCCGAGGCAGCCGCCTTCGACAACAGGATGTTCGCCGGCCCGCCAGGTGCGAAAGCCTATGCCTGCTTCGTGCGGCGATATGATGCAAATCATCTCGCGCAGCACCCGAAGCAGAAGGTGAGCGCGATGAAGCTTTTGGTCGAGGCCGAGGACGCACCGGAGGACAAGACCACCAACTACTCATTCCGCCTCGGCGTCACCTACCGCCACCGCGCCGGCAATTTCGACTCCAGCGGCTACTGCAACCACGCGATCGCAACCGAATCCGGACACGAAATACGCTTCGCATGTGGCGTGGATTGCGAGGGCGGCGGTATCGGCGTGGCGTTGTCGAACGACGATAAATCCGCGATCGCACGCCTGAGCAGCATCAGGATGTGGAATCGCAACAAACCCGACGACGATGCGGAAGAAGAGCTGCTCGCCGGCGCCGACGACAAGGCCTTTCGCGTCGATCGCGCGGACGTCGGCGAATGCGCCGAACTTGTGACCGACCGCAAGGAACTCGCTGCCCTCCGCCACAAGTGATAGGCTTCGCCCGATCAACAACAATTGCGCGAGGGACACCATGCACCGACGCAGCATCCTGTGGGGCACGCTCTCGGCGGTCGGCGCCGCCTTCGCGGCGTCACGGGCGAACGCCACCACCGAAGCACCGCCGCAGAAGCTGAAGGTGGTCTATCACCTCGACGACCTCGACAAGGTCAACTTCGTGGTCGGCAACATCCAGAACCACCTCAACGGCGTCGGCGGCCCGGGCAATGTGACGATCGCGCTGGTGGTGCATGGCCAGGCGCTGAAGGCGTTTCATTCGACCGGGGCCAATCCCGAACTGGCAACGCATCTCGGGCAGTTCACCAGGGACGGGATCGAGCTTGCCGCCTGCGGCAACACCATGAAATCGCAGAACATCACGCTCGGCGACCTGCTCCCCGGCTTCGTGGCCGCCGAGCGGGGCGGCGTGGTCCGCCTCGCCGAGCTGCAATCCCAGGGATACCTCTATTTGCGGCCCTGACGCGCGGCGACAGGCCGCGCCGGCGTCATAAAAATGTGCCGAGATCGGGGTCTGCTCGGACCGACGGTCCGAGGGGATCGAACTGTTGTGAATGGCGTTATCCCTTCGCAATACCGATACTCCGCCCGGGCCCCCAGCCATGTTGACAATCCCCTTCCGGCCCCGAAAGCTGCCCGGGAACCCAAAAATCGACCCTCGATCGAACGAGAACAGGCACCCATGAACCCCGTCAAAGCACTCGAAAATCACCGCCAGGCCGTCTGGCTGGACTTCCTCGCCCGCGGCTTCGTCGCCAAGGGTGACCTGAAGCGGCTGATCGAGACCGATGGCGTCAAGGGCGTGACCTCCAACCCCTCGATCTTCGAGAAGGCGATCGGCTCTTCGGACGAGTATGACGGGGCGATCGGCCAGGCCCTCAAGAAGGGCGACCGCTCGGTCGCCGACCTGTTCGAGCATCTTGCCGTCGTGGACATCCAGCATGCCGCCGACGTGCTGCGCCCGGTCTACGACCATAGCCATGGCGGCGACGGCTTCGTCAGCCTCGAAGTGTCGCCCTATCTCGCGATGGACACCAAGGGGACGATCGCGGAGGCCGAGCGGCTGTGGAAGGACGTCCACCGCAAGAACCTGATGGTCAAGGTACCGGGAACGCCCGAGGGCCTGCCGGCGATCGAATACCTGATCGGCGAAGGCATCAGCATCAACATCACGCTGCTGTTCTCCCAGGCGGTGTATCGCCAGGTTGCCGAGGCCTATCTCAAGGGCCTGGAGAAATACGTCGCCAAGGGCGGCGATCCCTCCCATGTCGCGAGCGTGGCGAGCTTCTTCGTCAGCCGCATCGACAGTGCCGTCGACAAGCAGCTCGACGAGAAGATCGCGCGGGCCAACGATCCCTCGGAGAAGGAGCGTCTCGCCGCGCTGAAGGGCAAGGTCGCGATCGCCAACGCCAAACTCGCCTACCAGGACTACAAGCGGCTGTTCTCCGGCAGCCGTTGGGACAAGTTGAAGGCGAAAGGTGCCAAGCCGCAGCGGCTGCTGTGGGCGTCGACCGGCACCAAGAACAAGGATTACAGCGACGTGCTCTATGTCGAGGAGCTGATCGGCCCCGACACCGTCAACACCGTGCCGCCGGCCACGCTCGACGCCTTCCGCGACCACGGCAAGGTCCGCGACAGCCTCGAGGAGAACGTCGACGACGCCCGCCGCGTGCTGGCGGAGCTGGAGAAGTCCGGCATCTCGCTCGATGCGATCACCGCGGAGCTGGTCAAGGACGGCGTCAAGCTGTTCGCTGACGCCGCCGACAAGCTGTACGGCGCGGTGGCCCACAAGCGCGCCACCTCGCTCGGTGGCGGCATCGACCACCAGACGCTCGCGCTGGGCGCCAGCATCGAGAAGGCGGTCGAGAAGAGCACCGAGGAATGGCGCGCCTCCGCCAAGATCCGCAGGCTCTGGCACAAGGACAAGTCGGTCTGGACCGGCGATGACGAGAGCAAATGGCTGGGCTGGCTGACCAGCGCCGAGACCGCCAATGTCGCCGACTACGAGGATTTCGCGCAGCGCGTGAAGGGACAGAACTTCACCGACGCCGTCGTGCTCGGCATGGGCGGCTCGAGCCTCGGGCCGGAGGTGCTGGCGCAAACCTTCCCGCATAAATCCGGCTTCCCGCGGCTGCACGTGCTCGACTCCACCGACCCGGCGCAAGTCCGCGCGATGGAGGAATATGTCGACATCGCGAAGACGCTGTTCATCGTCTCCTCCAAATCCGGCGGCACCACCGAGCCGAACGTGATGAAGGACTACTTCTTCGACCGGGTGGCGAAGGCGATCGGCAAGGACAAGGCCGGCCATCGCTTCATCGCGGTCACCGATCCCGACTCGTCGTTGCAGAAGGTCGCGATCAAGCAGGGCTTTGCCCGCATCTTCTACGGCGATCCCGCGATCGGCGGGCGCTATTCGGTGCTGTCGCCGTTCGGCCTGGTGCCGGCGGCTGCCGCGGGCATCGACGTCCGCAGCCTGCTTGGCCATACGCTCTCGATGGTGCGCTCCTGCGGCGCCGACGTGCCGCCGCAGGAAAACCCCGGCGTCCAGCTCGGACTGGCGATGGGCATCGCCGGGCTCGAAGGCCGCGACAAGGTGACGATCTTCGCCTCGCCCGACGTCGCCGATTTCGGCGCCTGGGCCGAGCAGCTGATCGCGGAATCGACCGGCAAGGACGGCAAGGGCCTGATCCCGATCGAGGGCGAGACGATCGGCGATGCCGCGGTCTACGGCAACGACCGCTTCTTCATCGATCTGCGCACCGAACGCGAGAACGATGCCGCGCATGAGGCGAAGCTCGCCGCGCTCGAGGCCGCCGGCCATCCGGTGGTGCGGATCGTGCTGAAGTCGATCGACCATATCGGCCAGGAGTTCTTCCGCTTCGAGATCGCAACGGCAGTCGCAGGCTCCATCCTCGGCATCAACCCGTTCAACCAGCCCGACGTGGAGGCCGCCAAGATCAAGACGCGCGAGCTGACGGCGGCGTTCGAGAAGACCGGATCGCTGCCGGCCGAGCGGCCGGTGGTGTCGGCGGCCGAGGTTGATCTCTACACCGATGCGCAGAACGCCGAGGAGTTGCGCAAGGCCGGCGCCAATGGCGATCTCAACTCATGGATCAAGGCGCACCTTTCGCGCTCCGGGCGCGGCGACTATGTCGCTTTGCTCGCCTATATCGAGCGCGACGGCGATACCATCGACGCCATGCAGGCGATGCGGCTGAAGGTGCGCGACGCCAGGCATCTTGCGACCTGCGCCGAATTCGGCCCGCGCTTCCTGCATTCGACCGGGCAGGCCTACAAGGGCGGACCGGACAGCGGCGTATTCCTGCAAGTCACGACCGACGATCCCAGGGATCTGGCGGTACCCGGCCAGAAGGCGAGCTTCGGCGTGATCAAGGCGGCGCAGGCGCGCGGCGATTTCGACGTGCTCACCGAGCGCGGCCGCCGGGCGCTGCGCGTGCACCTCAAGGGCGACCTCACCTCCGGACTCGCGGCGCTCGATGCCGCGATCTCGGCGGCTTTGAACTGAAGGAGGCCAAGATGCAACTCGGCATGATCGGCCTCGGGCGGATGGGCGGCAATATCGTCCGCCGCCTGATGAGCAACGGCCATACCAGCGTGGTCTATGACAAGGATCCGAAGGCGGTCGCGGCGCTGGTCGCCGACAATGCCACCGGCGCCTCGTCGCTGGAGGATTTCGTCCTCAAGCTGGAAGCACCGCGCACCGCCTGGGTGATGCTGCCCGCCGGCAAGATCACCGAATCCACCATCGATGCGCTCTCCAAGCTGATGCAGCCCGGCGACGTGATCATCGACGGCGGCAACACCTTCTGGCAGGACGACGTCCGCCGCGGCAAGGCGCTCCGCGAGCGCGGGCTGCATTATGTCGATGTCGGCACCAGCGGCGGCATCTGGGGCATCGAGCGCGGCTACTGCATGATGATCGGCGGCGAAAAGGGCGTGGTCGACCGGCTCGATCCGATCTTCAAGACGCTGGCACCCGGCATCGGCGACATCCCGCGCACCCCGGACCGCGACGGCCGCGACCCGCGCATCGAGCAGGGCTATATCCACGCCGGCCCCGTCGGCGCCGGGCATTTCGTCAAGATGATCCACAATGGCATCGAATACGGCCTGATGCAGGCCTATGCCGAGGGCTTCGATATCCTGAAGAACGCCAATATCGAGGCGCTGCCGCCGGATCATCGCTTCGATCTCGACATCGCCGACATCGCCGAAGTCTGGCGGCGCGGCAGCGTGATCCCGTCCTGGCTGCTCGACCTCACGGCGTCGGCGCTGGCGCAGAATCACACGCTCGACAATTATTCAGGGTTTGTCGAGGATTCCGGCGAAGGCCGCTGGACCGTCAATGCCGCGGTCGACGAGGCGGTGCCTGCCGAGGTGCTGACGGCCGCGCTCTACACGCGCTTCCGCTCGCGCAAGGATCACACCTTCGCGGAGAAAATCCTCTCGGCGATGCGCGCAGGTTTCGGCGGCCACAAGGAGCCGCCGAAGAAGCCTTGAGTCGCCGAAGACGTCTTGAATCGAACACGGAAGGTCACGTGCAGAAGAAACCCGATCCCTGCTCTTTCATCATCTTCGGCGCCACCGGCGATCTGACCCACCGGCTGGTCGTCCCGGCCCTCTACAATCTCGCCGCCGGCAATCTGCTACCGGAGAAGTTCTGCGTCGTCGGCATTGTCCGCAAGGGCATGTCGAGCGAGCAGCTAAGCGACAGCCTGCTGCAGGGGCTGCGCAAATTCGCTACCCGCCCGGTGGACGAAGCGATCGCCAAGCGGCTGTTCGAATGCGTCACCTCGATCGAGGCCGATCCGCGCGATCCTGCGTCGTTCGACGCCATGAACGAACGGCTCGACAAGATCGAGAAGGCACGCGGCACCGGCGGCAACCGGCTGTTCTATCTCGCCACGCCGCCGAGCGCCTTCTTGCCGATCAGCGAGCAGCTCGGACGCACCGGCATGCTGGAGGAGAACGGCGCCTGGCGGCGGCTGATCATCGAAAAGCCGTTCGGCACCGATCTGGCGTCGGCCAGGGCGCTGAATTCAGCGCTGCTGAAATTAATGGACGAGCACCAGATCTACCGGATCGATCATTACCTCGGCAAGGAAACCGTCCAGAACATCCTGGTGCTGCGCTTCGCCAACGGCATGTTCGAGCCGATCTGGAATCGCAACCACATCGACCACATCCAGATCACGGTGGACGAGAAGCTCGGCGTCGGCCATCGCGGCAGCTTCTACGACGCCACCGGCGCGCTGCGCGACATGGTGCCGAACCATCTGTTCCAGTTGCTGTCGCTGGTGACGATGGAGCCGCCGGCGCGCTTCGACGCCCAGGCGGTGCGCTCGGAGAAGGCCGAGGTGCTGAGCGCGATCCAGACCCAGACCGAGCAGGAGGCGCTGTCCAACTCGGTGCGCGGCCAGTATCGCGCCGGCCGGATCGGCGACACCGAGATCGAAGACTATCTCAAGACACCCGACGTGAAGCCGGACAGCTCGACCGAGACCTATGCCGCGCTGAAATTGACCATCGACAATTGGCGCTGGGCCGGCGTGCCGTTCTATTTGCGCACCGGCAAGGCGCTCGCAACCAAGCGCACCGAGATCGCGATCAAGTTCAAGCAGGCGCCGTTCGCGATGTTCCGCGATACGCCGGTCGACCGCCTGTCGCAGAACTACCTCGTCATCTCGACCGAGCCGACCGAAGGCATCGAGCTTCAGTTCAACACCAAGGTGCCGGGCCCGACCATCAATATCGATGGCGTCGAGATGAAGTTCCGCTACAAGGACTACTTCAAGGCGGAGCCGTCGACTGGCTACGAGACGTTGATCTATGACTGCATGATCGGCGACAATCTGCTGTTCCAGCGCGCCGACAGCGTCGAGGCCGGCTGGCAGGCGGTGCAGCCCTTCCTCGACGCCTGGAAGAATGCCGGCGGCCGCGGCTTGCAGCCTTACAAGGCTGGCAGCGAAGGCCCGGAGGCCGCCAACGCACTGCTGACGCGCGATGGCCGCACCTGGCGAAAGCTCGGCTGACATGACCGCGGGCGGCGAGCGCAAGATCATCACGGTCGCCGATCCGGCGGCGCTGGCGAAGGCGGCCGCCGAGCGGGTGATCGCACGGATCGACGAAAACCCCGGCCGGATCGCGATCTGCCTCACCGGCGGCTCCAGCCCCAAGGCGCTCTACCAGCTCCTGGCGACCCCGGACTACCGCCAGAGGATTCCCTGGAACCGCATCGACTGGTTCATCGGCGATGAGCGCCTGGTGCCGCGCAAGGACGCGCTGCACAATATGGGCATGGCGCGGCAGGCCTTCCTCGACCGCTGCGCTCCGGCCGCCAACGTGCACCCGATCGCAACCGACACGGCCGACCTGAAAGACCCTGACGTCAGCGCGGCATTGTATGAGAATGAGCTGATGGCGTTCTACGGCGCCGAGCAGCTCGATCCGCAGCGGCCGTTGTTCGATCTGGTGCTGTTGGGGATCGGCCCCGACGGCCATGTGGCGTCGCTGTTTCCCGGCTATCCCGCGGTCGAGGAAACCCGGCGCTGGGTGGTCGGGGTGCCCAAGGCCAATGTCGAGCCGTTCGTGTCGCGCGTCTCCCTGACGCTGCCCGCCCTCGCCTCCTGCCGCGAGATGCTGTTCGAGGTTGCGGGCGAAAGCAAGCGCGCGATCTTGACGCGCCTGTTCGCAGGCGAGAACCTGCCGGCAAACCGCGCGCGATCGCTGGGCGAAACCGTCTGGCTGATCGATCGGGCGGCGCTGCCGGAGGGTTTTCGTGGATGACTTCGCTTGGTGACATTCTTGGGTGAC
Coding sequences within:
- a CDS encoding YeaH/YhbH family protein produces the protein MHIVDRRLNPGSKSLENRQRFLRRAKALVQGAVKKSSQDRDIKDVLEGGEVTIPLDGMDEPRFRREGGTRDMVLPGNKKFVEGDWLQRPNQSGAKGSGAGEGDSEDAFRFVLSRDEFVDLFLDDLELPDLAKRKLAETESEGIQRAGYATSGSPANISISRTVSRALARRVALRRPRKDEIEALEAELADCDDETRRRELLALLESLKAKAKRIPFIDPIDIRYRRFETVPKPVAQAVMFCLMDVSGSMSEHMKDLAKRFYMLLYVFLKRRYKHVEIVFIRHTDRAEEVDEDTFFHGPASGGTLVSSALVAMNDIVRTRFRPADWNIYAAQASDGDNMTSDSALTGHLLTDKILPVCQFFAYLEVGEAANYTFDMPDSSLWTLYERLRNEGAPLSMRKVSERGEIFPVFQDLFKRRTSQERV
- a CDS encoding PrkA family serine protein kinase translates to MYNDSLFNAFARSFEARSQTDMSMAEYLESCRSDPMRYANAAERLLAAIGEPQMIDTAKDPRLGRIFLNRTIRSYPAFAGFHGMEDTIERIVGFFRHAAQGLEERKQILYLLGPVGGGKSSLAERIKALMEVHPIYVLKAGDELSPVFESPLGLFDPEQLGPMIEEKYGIPRRRLSGLMSPWAYKRLEAFGGDISQFRVARLQPSRLRQIAVAKTEPGDENNQDISSLVGKVDIRKLETYAQNDPDAYSYSGGLNRANQGVLEFVEMFKAPIKMLHPLLTATQEGNYIGTENIGAIPFTGIILAHSNEAEWQSFKTNKNNEAFIDRICVIKVPYCLRVTEEQKIYDKLIESSELAAAPCAPATLETLARFSVMSRLRKHENSTLFAKMRVYDGESLKESDPKARSVQEYKDAAGVDEGMDGVSTRFAFKVLASTFNHDTTEVGADAVHLMYVLEQAIRREQLPDETEKRYLEFIKADLAPRYAEFIGNEIQKAYLESYADYGQNLFDRYVDYADAWIEDQDFKDPDTGQLMNRELLNQELTKIEKPAGIANPKDFRNEVVKFSLRSRAHNGGKNPSWTSYEKVRDVIEKRIFSQVEDLLPVISFGSKKDGETEKKHGEFVERMVERGYTERQVRRLVEWYMRVKQAG
- a CDS encoding DsrE family protein; amino-acid sequence: MHRRSILWGTLSAVGAAFAASRANATTEAPPQKLKVVYHLDDLDKVNFVVGNIQNHLNGVGGPGNVTIALVVHGQALKAFHSTGANPELATHLGQFTRDGIELAACGNTMKSQNITLGDLLPGFVAAERGGVVRLAELQSQGYLYLRP
- a CDS encoding bifunctional transaldolase/phosoglucose isomerase, with the protein product MNPVKALENHRQAVWLDFLARGFVAKGDLKRLIETDGVKGVTSNPSIFEKAIGSSDEYDGAIGQALKKGDRSVADLFEHLAVVDIQHAADVLRPVYDHSHGGDGFVSLEVSPYLAMDTKGTIAEAERLWKDVHRKNLMVKVPGTPEGLPAIEYLIGEGISINITLLFSQAVYRQVAEAYLKGLEKYVAKGGDPSHVASVASFFVSRIDSAVDKQLDEKIARANDPSEKERLAALKGKVAIANAKLAYQDYKRLFSGSRWDKLKAKGAKPQRLLWASTGTKNKDYSDVLYVEELIGPDTVNTVPPATLDAFRDHGKVRDSLEENVDDARRVLAELEKSGISLDAITAELVKDGVKLFADAADKLYGAVAHKRATSLGGGIDHQTLALGASIEKAVEKSTEEWRASAKIRRLWHKDKSVWTGDDESKWLGWLTSAETANVADYEDFAQRVKGQNFTDAVVLGMGGSSLGPEVLAQTFPHKSGFPRLHVLDSTDPAQVRAMEEYVDIAKTLFIVSSKSGGTTEPNVMKDYFFDRVAKAIGKDKAGHRFIAVTDPDSSLQKVAIKQGFARIFYGDPAIGGRYSVLSPFGLVPAAAAGIDVRSLLGHTLSMVRSCGADVPPQENPGVQLGLAMGIAGLEGRDKVTIFASPDVADFGAWAEQLIAESTGKDGKGLIPIEGETIGDAAVYGNDRFFIDLRTERENDAAHEAKLAALEAAGHPVVRIVLKSIDHIGQEFFRFEIATAVAGSILGINPFNQPDVEAAKIKTRELTAAFEKTGSLPAERPVVSAAEVDLYTDAQNAEELRKAGANGDLNSWIKAHLSRSGRGDYVALLAYIERDGDTIDAMQAMRLKVRDARHLATCAEFGPRFLHSTGQAYKGGPDSGVFLQVTTDDPRDLAVPGQKASFGVIKAAQARGDFDVLTERGRRALRVHLKGDLTSGLAALDAAISAALN
- the gnd gene encoding phosphogluconate dehydrogenase (NAD(+)-dependent, decarboxylating), translating into MQLGMIGLGRMGGNIVRRLMSNGHTSVVYDKDPKAVAALVADNATGASSLEDFVLKLEAPRTAWVMLPAGKITESTIDALSKLMQPGDVIIDGGNTFWQDDVRRGKALRERGLHYVDVGTSGGIWGIERGYCMMIGGEKGVVDRLDPIFKTLAPGIGDIPRTPDRDGRDPRIEQGYIHAGPVGAGHFVKMIHNGIEYGLMQAYAEGFDILKNANIEALPPDHRFDLDIADIAEVWRRGSVIPSWLLDLTASALAQNHTLDNYSGFVEDSGEGRWTVNAAVDEAVPAEVLTAALYTRFRSRKDHTFAEKILSAMRAGFGGHKEPPKKP
- the zwf gene encoding glucose-6-phosphate dehydrogenase; amino-acid sequence: MQKKPDPCSFIIFGATGDLTHRLVVPALYNLAAGNLLPEKFCVVGIVRKGMSSEQLSDSLLQGLRKFATRPVDEAIAKRLFECVTSIEADPRDPASFDAMNERLDKIEKARGTGGNRLFYLATPPSAFLPISEQLGRTGMLEENGAWRRLIIEKPFGTDLASARALNSALLKLMDEHQIYRIDHYLGKETVQNILVLRFANGMFEPIWNRNHIDHIQITVDEKLGVGHRGSFYDATGALRDMVPNHLFQLLSLVTMEPPARFDAQAVRSEKAEVLSAIQTQTEQEALSNSVRGQYRAGRIGDTEIEDYLKTPDVKPDSSTETYAALKLTIDNWRWAGVPFYLRTGKALATKRTEIAIKFKQAPFAMFRDTPVDRLSQNYLVISTEPTEGIELQFNTKVPGPTINIDGVEMKFRYKDYFKAEPSTGYETLIYDCMIGDNLLFQRADSVEAGWQAVQPFLDAWKNAGGRGLQPYKAGSEGPEAANALLTRDGRTWRKLG
- the pgl gene encoding 6-phosphogluconolactonase, whose product is MTAGGERKIITVADPAALAKAAAERVIARIDENPGRIAICLTGGSSPKALYQLLATPDYRQRIPWNRIDWFIGDERLVPRKDALHNMGMARQAFLDRCAPAANVHPIATDTADLKDPDVSAALYENELMAFYGAEQLDPQRPLFDLVLLGIGPDGHVASLFPGYPAVEETRRWVVGVPKANVEPFVSRVSLTLPALASCREMLFEVAGESKRAILTRLFAGENLPANRARSLGETVWLIDRAALPEGFRG